One genomic window of Tribolium castaneum strain GA2 chromosome 10, icTriCast1.1, whole genome shotgun sequence includes the following:
- the LOC655737 gene encoding facilitated trehalose transporter Tret1 isoform X1, whose amino-acid sequence MPKDIVSCRSPYSRDLTLPDLDPPPHFWTRMKQRWNGGHQLLPTTDSPTISACTTSTNLSNLEFQSSSTLNQQIYYGNNLRRAVPEIEPLQPHKNNLDMTINATQQDFEYSNESLSRSKNDKSSITTRALFRQVVAAVAVSWVSMVIGYVSGYTSPAGISLKADLQITDLQFSWISGLMPLAALLGGLLGGPLIEGLGRKWTLLLTNVLFLVSWIINYFAQEYWYLYISRSISGCGVGIASLTLPVYLGETLQPEVRGTLGLLPTAFGNIGILLCFSMGIVSEWKGIAGIGALLAVPFLFVIWFIPETPRWYISKNKTDQSRRALEWLRDKNNQDTLEKEFEELLKSQKIADEKADKLKDLYSRPYVKSLLIVLGLMFFQQFSGINAVIFYTTQIFEDTGSDIDSSVQTIIVGAVNFASTFIATILIDRLGRKVLLYISSVAMIITLAALGAYFYLMTVPDIDIAPYSWMPLASFVVYVLGFSFGFGPIPWLMMGEILPAKIRGPAASIATGFNWTCTFVVTTTFPIFKDIIGAHGTFWLFCAVCVLGLVFTIFWVPETKGQSLEDIERKLAGEKVRRMSSVANMKPLQSTF is encoded by the exons ATGCCAAAAGACATTGTGTCATGCCGGAGTCCTTATTCCAGGGATTTAACGCTCCCAGACCTGGACCCACCCCCGCACTTCTGGACCCGAATGAAGCAAAGATGg AACGGTGGTCATCAGTTGCTTCCAACGACAGACAGCCCAACTATCTCTGCCTGTACGACTTCCACAAATTTGTCGAATTTGGAATTCCAGTCCAGTTCGACTCTCAATCAACAAATTTACTACGGGAACAACTTAAGAAGAGCGGTACCTGAAATCGAACCCCTTCAACCTCACAAGAATAATCTCGACATGACAATAAATGCAACGCAACAAGATTTCGAATATTCCAATGAGTCTCTCTCTAGATCAAAAAATGACAAGTCCTCGATCACCACCAGGGCGCTGTTTCGCCAA GTTGTAGCAGCAGTTGCCGTCTCATGGGTGTCCATGGTGATTGGGTATGTCTCTGGTTATACTTCACCAGCTGGCATTTCCTTAAAGGCAGATCTCCAAATAACAGACTTACAG TTTTCGTGGATCTCAGGCCTCATGCCATTAGCCGCCCTTCTTGGAGGGTTGTTAGGAGGGCCCTTAATTGAGGGTTTAGGAAGAAAATGGACTCTTTTGTTGACCAACGTTCTCTTCTTAGTTAGTtggataataaattatttcgctCAAGAATACTGGTACTTGTACATCAGTCGCAGCATCTCCGGCTGTGGCGTAGGGATAGCTTCTTTGACCCTTCCGGTTTACTTGGGAGAGACACTGCAGCCAGAAGTACGTGGCACTTTAGGCTTGTTGCCCACAGCTTTCGGAAACATTGGGATTTTGTTATGTTTTTCAATGGGAATTGTCTCGGAATGGAAAGGAATCGCGGGAATTGGGGCCTTGCTAGCTGTGCCTTTCCTCTTCGTGATATGGTTTATACCGGAAACGCCCAGATGGTACATTTCGAAGAACAAAACCGACCAGTCACGCCGGGCACTGGAATGGTTGCGAGACAAGAACAACCAAGACACCCTTGAGAAGGAGTTCGAAGAGTTGCtgaaatctcaaaaaattgcCGACGAAAAGGCCGACAAGCTTAAAGATTTGTACAGTCGGCCTTACGTAAAATCTCTACTGATTGTGCTTGGATTGATGTTTTTCCAACAGTTCAGCGGAATCAACGCTGTTATCTTCTACACGActcaaatttttgaagataCCGGTTCGGACATTGACTCCAGCGTTCAGACCATAATTGTTGGCGCTGTTAATTTCGCCTCTACGTTCATTGCAACTATTCTGATCGACAGACTGGGGCGAAAAGTTCTCCTGTACATTTCAAGTGTTGCCATGATCATAACTTTAGCAGCACTGGGGGCCTACTTCTATTTAATGACCGTGCCAGATATTGACATTGCGCCGTACAGCTGGATGCCACTTGCCAGTTTTGTCGTTTATGTGTTGGGATTTTCTTTCGGCTTTGGGCCAATTCCCTGGCTGATGATGGGCGAAATTTTGCCGGCGAAAATTCGAGGACCTGCAGCCTCCATAGCCACAGGGTTTAACTGGACTTGCACTTTCGTCGTAACAACGACATTTCCGATATTCAAAGACATTATTGGGGCGCACGGCACTTTCTGGCTGTTTTGCGCAGTGTGTGTATTAGGACTTGTTTTTACAATCTTCTGGGTGCCAGAAACGAAGGGACAGAGTTTAGAGGACATTGAAAGAAAATTAGCGGGTGAAAAAGTGCGAAGAATGAGTTCCGTAGCGAACATGAAGCCATTGCAATCTACATTTTAG
- the LOC135265240 gene encoding uncharacterized protein LOC135265240, translating into MWPFKTEGKMVCHTNDIGFLLNDEFMGCNRRNPNKRVVFCPPPPSRGMNSRYTRVEGSGTYMVESSTGCEFCASFVSVFCYRVFSDRSPYLRVLEFLKFCFSKTLSHFCGTSLVGFYITTMGMCWAPDCKHYSTRDKCHFFSFPKSGKERALWKKLLRRDVEPGPGAYVCSCHFRDGRKENGPELFLHNIAKRAYFQVESPEKKKMKKQGLPSCSSSAESLSVDIPEETVPSTMNLEEVPSTSTAVVAAPADIIQDAPLESMGVQAPLVSHAALEAEMYFLKKENAELKAKIQYLTVRFCYENVQGNDKLIVLYTGLPNSQIFEALFHLIEKLDIKYYHKWTVQKLTRIDQLFLTLVKLRLNFPQLDLAQRFGVAQSTVSNIILTFVHVIYEILYKQFMTTMPSREKNKSCLPTCFSNFTNCRAVLDCTEIFTVVSRLIGVAPNGVITFVSDLYVGSTSDQKVVLNCGIIDMLKTGDMILADKGFLIQNILPPGVTLNIPPFLSNVQFTPEQVKCTENIARARIHVERAIRRLKCYHILNFLPESLCHYGDIVFKATAALTNLQFPLIKEVAELFQDCDD; encoded by the exons atgtggcCTTTTAAAACTGAGGGAAAAATGGTTTGCCACACTAATGACATTGGATTTCTTCTGAATGACGAATTCATGGGGTGCAACCGGCGCAACCCCAATAAACGGGTTGTTTTCTGTCCCCCTCCCCCATCACGAGGGATGAATAGCAGGTATACGAGGGTAGAGGGTTCAGGCACATACATGGTTGAAAGTAGTACGGGTTGTGAGTTCTGTGCTTCTTTCGTGAGTGTCTTTTGTTATCGTGTTTTTTCCGATCGTTCTCCATATCTTCGtgttcttgaatttttaaaattctgtttttccaAGACATTATCTCATTTTTGTGGTACATCATTAG TAGGTTTTTACATCACAACTATGGGAATGTGTTGGGCTCCAGATTGCAAACACTATAGTACTCGCgataaatgccatttttttagttttcctaaGTCGGGAAAAGAACGAGCactatggaaaaaattgttgag aaGAGATGTAGAACCCGGACCAGGAGCCTACGTTTGCAGCTGCCATTTTCGGGATGGAAGAAAGGAAAATGgtcctgaattatttttgcacaatatcgcaaaaagagcctattttcaagtggaatctccagaaaaaaaaaagatgaaaaaacaagGACTCCCTTCTTGTTCTAGTTCCGCTGAATcattaag TGTTGATATACCGGAAGAAACAGTACCATCGACAATGAATTTAGAGGAAGTGCCATCGACGTCTACAGCCGTAGTTGCAGCACCAGCAGATATAATTCAAGATGCTCCGTTAGAATCTATGGGTGTGCAAGCACCCTTGGTGTCACATGCGGCTCTTGAAGCAGAAatgtattttctcaaaaaggaaaatgctgaacttaaagcaaaaatacaatatctgACAGTACGATTTTGCTATGAAAATGTTCAAGGAAATGACAAACTCATTGTTTTATATACCGGTCTTCCCAATAGCCAGATTTTCGAAGCATTGTTTCACTTAATCGAAAAGTTGgacataaaatattaccacAAATGGACAGTCCAAAAGTTAACTAGAATTGACCAACTCTTTTTAACCCTAGTAAAATTACGACTCAATTTCCCTCAACTTGATTTGGCGCAACGCTTTGGGGTTGCCCAAAGCACAGtttctaatattattttaacatttgtccatgtaatatatgaaattttatataaacagtTTATGACGACAATGCCTTCgcgcgaaaaaaataaatcttgcttgccaacatgttttagcaattttactaattgtagAGCAGTTCTAGATTGTACCGAAATTTTCACTGTGGTATCAC GGCTAATTGGAGTTGCACCCAATGGTGTCATCACATTTGTAAGTGATTTATACGTGGGATCAACTTCTGatcaaaaagttgttttaaattgtggaaTAATCGACATGTTAAAAACTGGAGATATGATTTTAGCCGATAAGGGATTTTTGATCCAAAATATTCTGCCACCAGGGGTCACTTTGAATATTCCaccttttttatcaaatgtccAATTTACACCAGAGCAAGTTAAGTGTACCGAAAATATTGCACGTGCAAGAATACACGTCGAAAGGGCAATACGccgattaaaatgttatcatattttaaattttttgccagagTCTTTGTGCCACTATGgagatattgtttttaaagcgACTGCCGCTTTAACAAACCTccaatttccattaattaaagaggtagcagaattgtttcaggattgtgatgattaa
- the LOC655737 gene encoding facilitated trehalose transporter Tret1 isoform X3, with product MKVLIRADTHVTFTIPESEPKAKCTYSQVVAAVAVSWVSMVIGYVSGYTSPAGISLKADLQITDLQFSWISGLMPLAALLGGLLGGPLIEGLGRKWTLLLTNVLFLVSWIINYFAQEYWYLYISRSISGCGVGIASLTLPVYLGETLQPEVRGTLGLLPTAFGNIGILLCFSMGIVSEWKGIAGIGALLAVPFLFVIWFIPETPRWYISKNKTDQSRRALEWLRDKNNQDTLEKEFEELLKSQKIADEKADKLKDLYSRPYVKSLLIVLGLMFFQQFSGINAVIFYTTQIFEDTGSDIDSSVQTIIVGAVNFASTFIATILIDRLGRKVLLYISSVAMIITLAALGAYFYLMTVPDIDIAPYSWMPLASFVVYVLGFSFGFGPIPWLMMGEILPAKIRGPAASIATGFNWTCTFVVTTTFPIFKDIIGAHGTFWLFCAVCVLGLVFTIFWVPETKGQSLEDIERKLAGEKVRRMSSVANMKPLQSTF from the exons ATGAAAGTTTTAATACGTGCAGATACACACGTGACATTTACGATTCCAGAGTCAGAACCGAAAGCTAAATGTACTTACTCACAG GTTGTAGCAGCAGTTGCCGTCTCATGGGTGTCCATGGTGATTGGGTATGTCTCTGGTTATACTTCACCAGCTGGCATTTCCTTAAAGGCAGATCTCCAAATAACAGACTTACAG TTTTCGTGGATCTCAGGCCTCATGCCATTAGCCGCCCTTCTTGGAGGGTTGTTAGGAGGGCCCTTAATTGAGGGTTTAGGAAGAAAATGGACTCTTTTGTTGACCAACGTTCTCTTCTTAGTTAGTtggataataaattatttcgctCAAGAATACTGGTACTTGTACATCAGTCGCAGCATCTCCGGCTGTGGCGTAGGGATAGCTTCTTTGACCCTTCCGGTTTACTTGGGAGAGACACTGCAGCCAGAAGTACGTGGCACTTTAGGCTTGTTGCCCACAGCTTTCGGAAACATTGGGATTTTGTTATGTTTTTCAATGGGAATTGTCTCGGAATGGAAAGGAATCGCGGGAATTGGGGCCTTGCTAGCTGTGCCTTTCCTCTTCGTGATATGGTTTATACCGGAAACGCCCAGATGGTACATTTCGAAGAACAAAACCGACCAGTCACGCCGGGCACTGGAATGGTTGCGAGACAAGAACAACCAAGACACCCTTGAGAAGGAGTTCGAAGAGTTGCtgaaatctcaaaaaattgcCGACGAAAAGGCCGACAAGCTTAAAGATTTGTACAGTCGGCCTTACGTAAAATCTCTACTGATTGTGCTTGGATTGATGTTTTTCCAACAGTTCAGCGGAATCAACGCTGTTATCTTCTACACGActcaaatttttgaagataCCGGTTCGGACATTGACTCCAGCGTTCAGACCATAATTGTTGGCGCTGTTAATTTCGCCTCTACGTTCATTGCAACTATTCTGATCGACAGACTGGGGCGAAAAGTTCTCCTGTACATTTCAAGTGTTGCCATGATCATAACTTTAGCAGCACTGGGGGCCTACTTCTATTTAATGACCGTGCCAGATATTGACATTGCGCCGTACAGCTGGATGCCACTTGCCAGTTTTGTCGTTTATGTGTTGGGATTTTCTTTCGGCTTTGGGCCAATTCCCTGGCTGATGATGGGCGAAATTTTGCCGGCGAAAATTCGAGGACCTGCAGCCTCCATAGCCACAGGGTTTAACTGGACTTGCACTTTCGTCGTAACAACGACATTTCCGATATTCAAAGACATTATTGGGGCGCACGGCACTTTCTGGCTGTTTTGCGCAGTGTGTGTATTAGGACTTGTTTTTACAATCTTCTGGGTGCCAGAAACGAAGGGACAGAGTTTAGAGGACATTGAAAGAAAATTAGCGGGTGAAAAAGTGCGAAGAATGAGTTCCGTAGCGAACATGAAGCCATTGCAATCTACATTTTAG
- the LOC655737 gene encoding facilitated trehalose transporter Tret1 isoform X2, whose amino-acid sequence MSPNGGHQLLPTTDSPTISACTTSTNLSNLEFQSSSTLNQQIYYGNNLRRAVPEIEPLQPHKNNLDMTINATQQDFEYSNESLSRSKNDKSSITTRALFRQVVAAVAVSWVSMVIGYVSGYTSPAGISLKADLQITDLQFSWISGLMPLAALLGGLLGGPLIEGLGRKWTLLLTNVLFLVSWIINYFAQEYWYLYISRSISGCGVGIASLTLPVYLGETLQPEVRGTLGLLPTAFGNIGILLCFSMGIVSEWKGIAGIGALLAVPFLFVIWFIPETPRWYISKNKTDQSRRALEWLRDKNNQDTLEKEFEELLKSQKIADEKADKLKDLYSRPYVKSLLIVLGLMFFQQFSGINAVIFYTTQIFEDTGSDIDSSVQTIIVGAVNFASTFIATILIDRLGRKVLLYISSVAMIITLAALGAYFYLMTVPDIDIAPYSWMPLASFVVYVLGFSFGFGPIPWLMMGEILPAKIRGPAASIATGFNWTCTFVVTTTFPIFKDIIGAHGTFWLFCAVCVLGLVFTIFWVPETKGQSLEDIERKLAGEKVRRMSSVANMKPLQSTF is encoded by the exons atgtcTCCG AACGGTGGTCATCAGTTGCTTCCAACGACAGACAGCCCAACTATCTCTGCCTGTACGACTTCCACAAATTTGTCGAATTTGGAATTCCAGTCCAGTTCGACTCTCAATCAACAAATTTACTACGGGAACAACTTAAGAAGAGCGGTACCTGAAATCGAACCCCTTCAACCTCACAAGAATAATCTCGACATGACAATAAATGCAACGCAACAAGATTTCGAATATTCCAATGAGTCTCTCTCTAGATCAAAAAATGACAAGTCCTCGATCACCACCAGGGCGCTGTTTCGCCAA GTTGTAGCAGCAGTTGCCGTCTCATGGGTGTCCATGGTGATTGGGTATGTCTCTGGTTATACTTCACCAGCTGGCATTTCCTTAAAGGCAGATCTCCAAATAACAGACTTACAG TTTTCGTGGATCTCAGGCCTCATGCCATTAGCCGCCCTTCTTGGAGGGTTGTTAGGAGGGCCCTTAATTGAGGGTTTAGGAAGAAAATGGACTCTTTTGTTGACCAACGTTCTCTTCTTAGTTAGTtggataataaattatttcgctCAAGAATACTGGTACTTGTACATCAGTCGCAGCATCTCCGGCTGTGGCGTAGGGATAGCTTCTTTGACCCTTCCGGTTTACTTGGGAGAGACACTGCAGCCAGAAGTACGTGGCACTTTAGGCTTGTTGCCCACAGCTTTCGGAAACATTGGGATTTTGTTATGTTTTTCAATGGGAATTGTCTCGGAATGGAAAGGAATCGCGGGAATTGGGGCCTTGCTAGCTGTGCCTTTCCTCTTCGTGATATGGTTTATACCGGAAACGCCCAGATGGTACATTTCGAAGAACAAAACCGACCAGTCACGCCGGGCACTGGAATGGTTGCGAGACAAGAACAACCAAGACACCCTTGAGAAGGAGTTCGAAGAGTTGCtgaaatctcaaaaaattgcCGACGAAAAGGCCGACAAGCTTAAAGATTTGTACAGTCGGCCTTACGTAAAATCTCTACTGATTGTGCTTGGATTGATGTTTTTCCAACAGTTCAGCGGAATCAACGCTGTTATCTTCTACACGActcaaatttttgaagataCCGGTTCGGACATTGACTCCAGCGTTCAGACCATAATTGTTGGCGCTGTTAATTTCGCCTCTACGTTCATTGCAACTATTCTGATCGACAGACTGGGGCGAAAAGTTCTCCTGTACATTTCAAGTGTTGCCATGATCATAACTTTAGCAGCACTGGGGGCCTACTTCTATTTAATGACCGTGCCAGATATTGACATTGCGCCGTACAGCTGGATGCCACTTGCCAGTTTTGTCGTTTATGTGTTGGGATTTTCTTTCGGCTTTGGGCCAATTCCCTGGCTGATGATGGGCGAAATTTTGCCGGCGAAAATTCGAGGACCTGCAGCCTCCATAGCCACAGGGTTTAACTGGACTTGCACTTTCGTCGTAACAACGACATTTCCGATATTCAAAGACATTATTGGGGCGCACGGCACTTTCTGGCTGTTTTGCGCAGTGTGTGTATTAGGACTTGTTTTTACAATCTTCTGGGTGCCAGAAACGAAGGGACAGAGTTTAGAGGACATTGAAAGAAAATTAGCGGGTGAAAAAGTGCGAAGAATGAGTTCCGTAGCGAACATGAAGCCATTGCAATCTACATTTTAG
- the LOC655737 gene encoding facilitated trehalose transporter Tret1 isoform X4 translates to MVIGYVSGYTSPAGISLKADLQITDLQFSWISGLMPLAALLGGLLGGPLIEGLGRKWTLLLTNVLFLVSWIINYFAQEYWYLYISRSISGCGVGIASLTLPVYLGETLQPEVRGTLGLLPTAFGNIGILLCFSMGIVSEWKGIAGIGALLAVPFLFVIWFIPETPRWYISKNKTDQSRRALEWLRDKNNQDTLEKEFEELLKSQKIADEKADKLKDLYSRPYVKSLLIVLGLMFFQQFSGINAVIFYTTQIFEDTGSDIDSSVQTIIVGAVNFASTFIATILIDRLGRKVLLYISSVAMIITLAALGAYFYLMTVPDIDIAPYSWMPLASFVVYVLGFSFGFGPIPWLMMGEILPAKIRGPAASIATGFNWTCTFVVTTTFPIFKDIIGAHGTFWLFCAVCVLGLVFTIFWVPETKGQSLEDIERKLAGEKVRRMSSVANMKPLQSTF, encoded by the exons ATGGTGATTGGGTATGTCTCTGGTTATACTTCACCAGCTGGCATTTCCTTAAAGGCAGATCTCCAAATAACAGACTTACAG TTTTCGTGGATCTCAGGCCTCATGCCATTAGCCGCCCTTCTTGGAGGGTTGTTAGGAGGGCCCTTAATTGAGGGTTTAGGAAGAAAATGGACTCTTTTGTTGACCAACGTTCTCTTCTTAGTTAGTtggataataaattatttcgctCAAGAATACTGGTACTTGTACATCAGTCGCAGCATCTCCGGCTGTGGCGTAGGGATAGCTTCTTTGACCCTTCCGGTTTACTTGGGAGAGACACTGCAGCCAGAAGTACGTGGCACTTTAGGCTTGTTGCCCACAGCTTTCGGAAACATTGGGATTTTGTTATGTTTTTCAATGGGAATTGTCTCGGAATGGAAAGGAATCGCGGGAATTGGGGCCTTGCTAGCTGTGCCTTTCCTCTTCGTGATATGGTTTATACCGGAAACGCCCAGATGGTACATTTCGAAGAACAAAACCGACCAGTCACGCCGGGCACTGGAATGGTTGCGAGACAAGAACAACCAAGACACCCTTGAGAAGGAGTTCGAAGAGTTGCtgaaatctcaaaaaattgcCGACGAAAAGGCCGACAAGCTTAAAGATTTGTACAGTCGGCCTTACGTAAAATCTCTACTGATTGTGCTTGGATTGATGTTTTTCCAACAGTTCAGCGGAATCAACGCTGTTATCTTCTACACGActcaaatttttgaagataCCGGTTCGGACATTGACTCCAGCGTTCAGACCATAATTGTTGGCGCTGTTAATTTCGCCTCTACGTTCATTGCAACTATTCTGATCGACAGACTGGGGCGAAAAGTTCTCCTGTACATTTCAAGTGTTGCCATGATCATAACTTTAGCAGCACTGGGGGCCTACTTCTATTTAATGACCGTGCCAGATATTGACATTGCGCCGTACAGCTGGATGCCACTTGCCAGTTTTGTCGTTTATGTGTTGGGATTTTCTTTCGGCTTTGGGCCAATTCCCTGGCTGATGATGGGCGAAATTTTGCCGGCGAAAATTCGAGGACCTGCAGCCTCCATAGCCACAGGGTTTAACTGGACTTGCACTTTCGTCGTAACAACGACATTTCCGATATTCAAAGACATTATTGGGGCGCACGGCACTTTCTGGCTGTTTTGCGCAGTGTGTGTATTAGGACTTGTTTTTACAATCTTCTGGGTGCCAGAAACGAAGGGACAGAGTTTAGAGGACATTGAAAGAAAATTAGCGGGTGAAAAAGTGCGAAGAATGAGTTCCGTAGCGAACATGAAGCCATTGCAATCTACATTTTAG
- the LOC135267279 gene encoding uncharacterized protein LOC135267279 isoform X2 — translation MRISAEVLPSMKKLNYTVEISYDLEEGVKTAHCTCPRGNVACHHMAAALYYAHYNVSATDIECQWSAPSKTTPQTEVIKLADVYKPKLSNYTALSRSSTEDEIIQFRAEIGVTNVVGFTWLLRPEASEEARKIIADIEEILQSLEYVQAIDKQKFLLEKCRIDEARIKLVEACTRGQHVNENWHVARKHRLTASRFGMVLSACSRRRFPPSLFKNLAEGYSLDRVAAVQWGKTHEKTALREFEEATNLKVQETGFWLEESGFLGASPDGLVEEDGILEIKCPYKYRDTDSLSEALKDKKYFYWRDENEDINLNSNHNYYHQVQGQMHITGRSICYFVVWTPKCTEIFQIEKDPGWSENINILKEFYLDQYISFISQ, via the exons ATGAGAATTTCTGCAGAAGTTCTACCGAGCAtgaaaaagctaaattatactgtggag ATTTCATATGACCTAGAAGAAGGGGTTAAGACGGCACATTGTACCTGCCCAAGGGGCAACGTGGCTTGCCATCATATGGCTGCAGCATTATATTATGCTCATTATAATGTAAGTGCTACTGACATTGAGTGTCAGTGGAGTGCCCcatcaaaaacaacaccacAAACAGAAGTCATTAAGTTAGCTGATGTTTACAAGCCGAAATTATCAAACTATACGGCACTGTCTAGGTCCTCTACTGAGGACGAAATTATTCAGTTCCGTGCCGAAATAGGCGTCACGAATGTGGTGGGCTTCACTTGGCTCCTAAGACCAGAAGCAAGTGAAGaagccagaaaaattattgcagataTCGAAGAAATTCTACAAAGCTTAGAATACGTGCAGGCCATAGACAAACAAAAGTTTCTTTTGGAGAAGTGCAGAATAGATGAGGCACGCATTAAACTGGTTGAGGCGTGCACTCGGGGCCAACATGTTAACGAAAATTGGCATGTAGCAAGGAAACATCGTTTAACGGCCAGCAGGTTTGGCATGGTACTATCTGCTTGCAGTAGACGAAGATTCCCAccctctttatttaaaaatttggcggaAGGCTATTCGCTTGACAGGGTTGCTGCTGTGCAGTGGGGTAAGACCCACGAGAAGACAGCGCTCAGAGAATTTGAAGAAGCGACGAATCTTAAAGTCCAAGAGACGGGATTTTG gttggAAGAATCAGGCTTTTTGGGAGCAAGTCCTGATGGATTAGTGGAAGAAGATGGGATTCTCGAAATTAAATGCCCATATAAATATAGGGACACTGACAGTTTGTCTGAAGCCCtgaaggataaaaaatatttttattggagggatgaaaatgaggacattaatcttaacagcaatcacaattattaccaCCAAGTACAGGGGCAAATGCACATCACTGGTCGAAGTATCTGCTACTTTGTCGTGTGGACACCAAAGTGCACAGagatatttcaaattgaaaaagatccGGGGTGGTCagaaaatatcaatattttaaaagaattttatcttgaccaatatatttcctttatttcacaataa
- the LOC135267279 gene encoding uncharacterized protein LOC135267279 isoform X1 yields the protein MAEKHIVKFHFIAKFFGDGNRFLVRGENAFTSGHVTKFRFDGTVQPMRISAEVLPSMKKLNYTVEISYDLEEGVKTAHCTCPRGNVACHHMAAALYYAHYNVSATDIECQWSAPSKTTPQTEVIKLADVYKPKLSNYTALSRSSTEDEIIQFRAEIGVTNVVGFTWLLRPEASEEARKIIADIEEILQSLEYVQAIDKQKFLLEKCRIDEARIKLVEACTRGQHVNENWHVARKHRLTASRFGMVLSACSRRRFPPSLFKNLAEGYSLDRVAAVQWGKTHEKTALREFEEATNLKVQETGFWLEESGFLGASPDGLVEEDGILEIKCPYKYRDTDSLSEALKDKKYFYWRDENEDINLNSNHNYYHQVQGQMHITGRSICYFVVWTPKCTEIFQIEKDPGWSENINILKEFYLDQYISFISQ from the exons A tggcagaaaagcacattgttaagtttcactttattgcgaaattttttggggacggtaatcgctttttagttcggggagaaaatgcttttaccaGCGGTCACGTCACCAAATTTAGGTTTGATGGCACAGTACAACCGATGAGAATTTCTGCAGAAGTTCTACCGAGCAtgaaaaagctaaattatactgtggag ATTTCATATGACCTAGAAGAAGGGGTTAAGACGGCACATTGTACCTGCCCAAGGGGCAACGTGGCTTGCCATCATATGGCTGCAGCATTATATTATGCTCATTATAATGTAAGTGCTACTGACATTGAGTGTCAGTGGAGTGCCCcatcaaaaacaacaccacAAACAGAAGTCATTAAGTTAGCTGATGTTTACAAGCCGAAATTATCAAACTATACGGCACTGTCTAGGTCCTCTACTGAGGACGAAATTATTCAGTTCCGTGCCGAAATAGGCGTCACGAATGTGGTGGGCTTCACTTGGCTCCTAAGACCAGAAGCAAGTGAAGaagccagaaaaattattgcagataTCGAAGAAATTCTACAAAGCTTAGAATACGTGCAGGCCATAGACAAACAAAAGTTTCTTTTGGAGAAGTGCAGAATAGATGAGGCACGCATTAAACTGGTTGAGGCGTGCACTCGGGGCCAACATGTTAACGAAAATTGGCATGTAGCAAGGAAACATCGTTTAACGGCCAGCAGGTTTGGCATGGTACTATCTGCTTGCAGTAGACGAAGATTCCCAccctctttatttaaaaatttggcggaAGGCTATTCGCTTGACAGGGTTGCTGCTGTGCAGTGGGGTAAGACCCACGAGAAGACAGCGCTCAGAGAATTTGAAGAAGCGACGAATCTTAAAGTCCAAGAGACGGGATTTTG gttggAAGAATCAGGCTTTTTGGGAGCAAGTCCTGATGGATTAGTGGAAGAAGATGGGATTCTCGAAATTAAATGCCCATATAAATATAGGGACACTGACAGTTTGTCTGAAGCCCtgaaggataaaaaatatttttattggagggatgaaaatgaggacattaatcttaacagcaatcacaattattaccaCCAAGTACAGGGGCAAATGCACATCACTGGTCGAAGTATCTGCTACTTTGTCGTGTGGACACCAAAGTGCACAGagatatttcaaattgaaaaagatccGGGGTGGTCagaaaatatcaatattttaaaagaattttatcttgaccaatatatttcctttatttcacaataa